One genomic region from Stackebrandtia nassauensis DSM 44728 encodes:
- a CDS encoding sugar ABC transporter substrate-binding protein, whose protein sequence is MRSSARPAAAKGFRLLALTCAAALGVAGMSACGDDSGTGEAKIGVILPDSKSSPRWETADRKYLEAAFKKADVDYDIQNAQGDKTDFQTIADQMITNGATVLMIVNLDSGTGKAVLKKARAQGVATIDYDRYTIEGKADYYVSFDNVAVGKQNAEGLVECLKEKKVKKPVIAELNGAPTDNNATLFKEGYDSVLDPLYDSGEFVKGPDESVPEWDGTQAGTIFEQMMTEKKNKIDGVLAANDTLAHAAISVLKKNKLGGEVPVSGMDASTQGLQNVLTGDQCLTVYKPVKQEADAAAELAISLAEGKKEKLDDTLTDPETGHKTPSVFLKAQIITAENVQDVVDDGYVTAEKLCKDIAAECEKAGIS, encoded by the coding sequence ATGCGCTCGTCCGCCAGACCTGCTGCGGCAAAAGGCTTCCGACTCCTCGCCCTGACCTGTGCCGCCGCGTTGGGTGTCGCCGGAATGTCCGCCTGCGGCGACGACTCCGGCACGGGAGAGGCCAAGATCGGCGTCATCCTTCCCGATTCGAAGTCCTCGCCCCGCTGGGAGACCGCCGACCGCAAATACCTGGAGGCGGCCTTCAAGAAGGCCGACGTCGACTACGACATCCAAAACGCCCAGGGCGACAAGACCGACTTCCAGACCATCGCCGACCAGATGATCACCAACGGCGCCACCGTCCTCATGATCGTCAACCTGGACTCCGGCACCGGCAAGGCCGTGCTGAAGAAGGCCCGCGCCCAGGGCGTGGCCACCATCGACTACGACCGCTACACCATCGAGGGCAAGGCCGACTACTACGTCAGCTTCGACAACGTCGCCGTCGGCAAGCAGAACGCCGAGGGACTCGTCGAGTGCCTCAAGGAGAAGAAAGTCAAGAAACCGGTGATCGCCGAGCTCAACGGCGCACCCACCGACAACAACGCCACCCTGTTCAAGGAGGGCTACGACTCGGTGCTGGACCCGCTGTACGACTCCGGTGAGTTCGTCAAGGGCCCGGACGAGTCGGTGCCCGAATGGGACGGTACCCAGGCGGGCACCATCTTCGAGCAGATGATGACCGAGAAGAAGAACAAGATCGACGGCGTCTTGGCGGCCAACGACACCCTCGCCCACGCCGCCATCTCGGTGCTGAAGAAGAACAAGCTCGGCGGGGAGGTTCCGGTCAGCGGCATGGACGCCTCGACCCAGGGCCTCCAGAACGTCCTCACCGGCGATCAGTGCCTGACCGTGTACAAGCCGGTGAAGCAGGAGGCCGACGCCGCAGCGGAACTGGCGATCAGCCTGGCCGAGGGCAAGAAGGAGAAGCTGGACGACACCCTCACCGACCCCGAGACCGGTCACAAGACCCCGTCGGTGTTCCTGAAAGCCCAGATCATCACGGCCGAGAACGTCCAGGACGTCGTCGACGACGGCTACGTGACCGCCGAGAAACTGTGCAAGGACATCGCCGCCGAATGCGAGAAGGCAGGCATCAGTTAA